Below is a window of Streptomyces sp. NBC_00223 DNA.
CGCCTCGGCCCGGATGTCGAGCGCGGCGGTGGGTTCGTCGAGGACGAGTACGGACGCGCCCCGGCTCAGCGCGAGCAGCGCGCGGGCCAGCGCGACCCGCTGCCACTGGCCGCCGGACAGATCGGTGCCGCCCGGGTACTGGCGGGAGAGCACGGTGTCCAGCCCGTGCGGCAGCGCGTCGAGCACCGGCAGCATGCCCGCGCGTTCGGCGGCGGCGCGGATCGCGGCCCGGTCGTCGAGGGCCTCGACGGCGCCGAAGCCGATGTTGTCGGCCGCGGAGACCTCGTACCGGGTGAAGTCCTGGAAGATGACGGCCAGCCGGCGGCGCCACTGGTCGACGGGCAGGGCGCCGATGTCCGTGCCGTCCACCAGGACGCTTCCCGCGGTCGGCCGGTACAGCCGAGCGAGCAGCTTGACGATGGTGGTCTTGCCGGCTCCGTTGACGCCGACCAGTGCGGTGCACACGCCCGGTTCGATCCGCAGGTCCAGGCCGTCGAGGACGGGCTGTTCGCGTTCGGGGTAGCGGAAGACGACCTTGCGGAACTCCAGGCCGGGCGGCCGGTCGGAGTCGGCCGCGACCACGGGGGCCTCCGGGCGCGCGGGTACGCGCACGGCGTCGGCCGCCGGCATGGCCCGCTCGAACCGGGCGATGGCGTCGGCGGCGTTCATCCCGTACTGGGTCTGGGTGTCGGCCTCCGGGTAGAAGTCGCCGAGCCGTACGACGGCCAGCGCCGCCTGCGCGGTGAGCGCCAGCTCGGCGAGCGAGAGATGGCCGTGGGCGGCGGATCTGCCCAGGCCCGCGAAGGTCGCGCCGACGATCAGCAGCCCCGCGGCGAGGTAGCCGAGGAAGGGGAGCAGATAGATCCGGCGGCGCTCGCGCCACACCGGCTCCATCGCCGAGCGGTGCACCCGCCGGTGGCGCGCGGTCAGCCACTCCACCAGGCCGAACACCCGGATCTCCTTGGCGGCGGGCGCCCCCATGGCCAGGTCGCGCAGATACGCGGCCTCCCGGCGGGTCGGGGTGACCGCGCGGATGACCCGGGCGTAGCGCCGCAGTCCGCCGCGCTGCCCGATCCGGAACAGGACGGCGACGGCGGCCAGACCGACGGCGGCGAGCCAGGAGAAGAGCGCCCCGGCCACGACGCAGAAGCCGGCCAGCTGCACATAGCGGGCGACCAGCGCGACCAGTCCGGCGAAGGCGCTGCCCGGGGTGCGGAAGGCGGACTCCAGTTCGCGGGTGGCCTCCTCCAGCAGGTCGAGTACCTTCTGGTCCTCCAGTGGCGCCAGGTCCACGCTGCCCAGGGCCGCGGCGATCAGCCGGTCGTGCATCACCCCGTCGACGCGCTGGGCCAGCACTTCGCCGATCGCGGTCTGCACCGGCTCCAGCACCTGCTGGAGCAGCAGCGCCACGGCGGCGGCGGACAGCCCCCACAGCAGACGGTGTCCGGCCGCCGAGCCGAAGCCCTGGGCGACCGCGCCGGGGATACGGCCGACGGCGGTGCTGATGGCGACCGCGAAGGCGACGGGCAGCGCGCCGCGCAGCACGCTCACCACCAGCGCGGCGGACGACAGGCCCTTCCCGGCCGAGGGCATCAGCCCGGCGATCTTCCAACGTTGCTGCACGGCCTCCTGCAGCAGTCCGCTGCGTGCGGCGGCAGCGGCCACGGTGTCCGGCATGTCTCTCCGTTGTAGGTGGGCGGACGGCAGTGGGTGAGGGGAGGACTCCGGCCGGACCCGGGCCGCGGGCGCGCCGAACGGCACGCCCGCGGCCCGGGTCCGTGGATCAGCCGAAGAGTTCCGCGCGCAGCGGCTCACCGATGCCGAGGTCGTCGCAACAGCGCGCGACCGACTCCAGATAGCGGTCGCGGACCTCCGGGGCCCGCGCCATGTCCTGCTCCTCCTCGGTGAGCCGGCTGATCGTCCGCTGCCGGAACCGGTAGTCCTTCTCGTTGCCGTGGATGCCGGGCACGACATACGCCTCCGGCTCCGCCGGGTAACGCACCAGCGCGTTCTCGGAGTTCAGATCGCCCGCGGCGCCCCAGCCGGTGAGGATGTCCGGGCGGTAGCGGTCGGAGAGCCCCAGCCGGCCGAAGAGCCGGGCGACGGTCGTCTCCGGCTGCCTGCTCGCCTCGTACGGGAAGTGGGTGACCTGGACGCCGGCGCTCTCGGCGTAGCGGCGCACCACCGGGTAGTTGGCGGTGGCCAGCAGGAAGTTGTCGACGACGCGGGAGCGGCCGATCCTCTCCTCCCACTTGGCCATCCAGGAGTCCATGCTCGCCACCGGTTCCCGGTCCAGTACGAGCAGCCGCAGCCGGTCGGCCGGCCAGCCGGACTCGATCAGGTTCCGTATCGGGTTGAACAGGCACTCGTAGGCCAGATACGGGCCGGCCATCTCCTTGGCGAACAGCGCCGTCTCGCCGTCCGGCAGCACGAACGGCGAGCCGGTGCCGCCGGTCAGCTCGTACCGGGCGATCGTCTTGACCGGCTGGTAGTAGGCGGGGACGCCCGCGATGCCGAAGAGGTTGGTGATGGCGGTCGAGCCGACCCGGCAGCGGCCCCAGCCGACGACCAGGGTCGGGAAGTCCTCCGCCGGGCGGCCCCGGAAGCCGGCCCGCAGCGTGGCGTTGACGGCCTCGTCCATGGCCCGGACGGTGGTGGTCGTCAGCTGGTAGCGGCCGTCGGGGGGCAGCTCGGTGTCCGGCAGCTCCGGCGCCTGCGTGCTGAGGAGTCCGGCGAGGCCCGCCGGGTCGGTGTGGGCGGTGGTCATGAGTGGGTCCTGTCTTCCGTGGGCGAGCCGTGGTGCGCCGCCGGTCGGGCGAGGCCGGCCAGGCCCAGAGCGGCGGGGATCTCGGACAGCGGCACCTCGCGGTCGACCGCGTCGCACAGCAGGGACTCCAGGCCGGTGAGGACGGCCGGGACGCGCTCCTGCGGGAGGTGGGCGGTGTCGGCGAGCAGCGAGACCTCGCACTCGGCGCCGCGCTGGGCGAGCGACAGGCAGAAGGTCATGTCGTGCCGCTGGAAGCCCTGCGCCAGGACGGGCCCCTGCGCCGACCGCAGGGTGAGCGGATCGGGGTCGTCCGGGCCGCTCGGGAGGTACCACTCGCGGCCGAGCCGGGCGTCGTTGAAGTAGCCGGACAGATCGAGGGGGTGCCTGCGCGAGCGCCGGACCTCGTCGAGCAGCGCGGCCAGCGACAGCGGGTCGTACTGCCCGTGGAAGTACCCCTCGGTGGCCTGCCGGTAGACGGTACGGACGGTGTCGTCCAGCGAGGCGTCCTCCTGCCGGAAGACCAGCAGGGCGTCCTGCGCGGCGGCCGAGACCAGCTGCTGCTGCCGCGGGGTGTAGCGGTTGCCCGCGATCAGCTGGAGGGCGACGACCGGTTCGGCCCGCAGCGCCGACAGGGCGACGGCGGACAGCGCGAGCAGGACGGTCGAGCTGGAGGTACGGGTGCGCCGGCCCAGTTCGGCGGACGCGGCGGCCAGCGCCGTCGACCGCATGACCCAGCGCTGCACCGGCGGGTCGGCGGGGGCGCCGGCGGCCCTGGCGGGCGCGGTGTCCGGCACCTCGGCGAGCCGCTCGCGCCAGAACTCCATCGCCCGGGCGTCCTTGCGGCGGCCGCGCTCGGAGCGCTCGAAGGCCGCCTGTTCCAGCGGCTGCCAGCTGGCGGCCGGGGACCCGGCGGGCGCGGACTGGGGGGCGGTGGAGGGGACCAGCATCGCGGCGAGGTCGGTGGTGATCCGCTCGATGCCCCAGCCGTCGACGGCGACGTGCGAGGCCACGACGGCGACGGCGTGCACCTGCCCGTCCCGGCAGGCCAGGCTGAAGCGCACCGGCCACTCGCTGCTGAGCCGGAAGGGGATGGCGGCGAGCCTGCCCGCCTGTTCCGCCGCCGCCTCCTGCGGGTCGGCGCCCTCGGGCAGTTGATGGACCTCGACGAGATGGGCGCTGGACGCGGCGACGATCTGCCGTGTGCCGTCGGGCTGTTCGGTGAACCGGGTGCGCAGCGCCTGGTGGGCCTCGATCAGCCGGCTCAGCGCCGTACGGCACGCGGACAGCGGCACTCCCCGCTCGGGCAGCGGCACCACGCGCTTGATGTTGAAGGCCGCCGAATCGGCGCCGAACCACTGCATGGGCCGCCAGATGTGCAGTTGGCCCCACGTCATGGGCCCGTTGCCGGGTTCGGCCGAGAAGGGCACGGGCAGCGTGGCGCTGTCGCCGTCGGGGGCCGTCCGCGGCTCGTCGGCGGCGGACACCGGCTGCCGGGCGAGACGGACGTCCGCGCTCGCGGAGGTCCCGGGCGCCCCCGCGACAGGCGCCGCGGTCCGCGGGCCGCCGATCAGCGCGGCGAGCGCGGCCGGGGTGCGGGCGTCGAAGAGCTCCCCGATGGTCAGGTCGATGCCCAGGTCCTCGACGGCGGTGACGATCTGCACGACGTTG
It encodes the following:
- a CDS encoding ABC transporter ATP-binding protein produces the protein MPDTVAAAAARSGLLQEAVQQRWKIAGLMPSAGKGLSSAALVVSVLRGALPVAFAVAISTAVGRIPGAVAQGFGSAAGHRLLWGLSAAAVALLLQQVLEPVQTAIGEVLAQRVDGVMHDRLIAAALGSVDLAPLEDQKVLDLLEEATRELESAFRTPGSAFAGLVALVARYVQLAGFCVVAGALFSWLAAVGLAAVAVLFRIGQRGGLRRYARVIRAVTPTRREAAYLRDLAMGAPAAKEIRVFGLVEWLTARHRRVHRSAMEPVWRERRRIYLLPFLGYLAAGLLIVGATFAGLGRSAAHGHLSLAELALTAQAALAVVRLGDFYPEADTQTQYGMNAADAIARFERAMPAADAVRVPARPEAPVVAADSDRPPGLEFRKVVFRYPEREQPVLDGLDLRIEPGVCTALVGVNGAGKTTIVKLLARLYRPTAGSVLVDGTDIGALPVDQWRRRLAVIFQDFTRYEVSAADNIGFGAVEALDDRAAIRAAAERAGMLPVLDALPHGLDTVLSRQYPGGTDLSGGQWQRVALARALLALSRGASVLVLDEPTAALDIRAEAEFFARFRELTRGRTSLLISHRFSSVRHADRILVLEHGQVVESGSHDELVAAKGLYARLFALQADRFTDVVRTDEGSADVPRNR